The following proteins are co-located in the Tetrapisispora phaffii CBS 4417 chromosome 4, complete genome genome:
- the MOB2 gene encoding Mob2p (similar to Saccharomyces cerevisiae MOB2 (YFL034C-B); ancestral locus Anc_8.29): MKILCRNFGRNGKKNKNQTSPLATPSAPMTNSIYSNTNASTSRHSLRRTNSPLKRSSTPSSQQQQQQQQQQQQQQXLQQQQQQQQQQQQQQQQQQQQQQQQQQQQQQQQQQQQQQQQQQQQQQQQQQLLLQQQQQQQQQHRLQLQQQQQQQQQQQQQHVLPEHSQGRQIQQQQHKSAVSQPTIDEQGNKKLMFLSEPFVRTALVKGSFKTIVQLPKYVDVGDWVALNVFEFFTNLNQFYGVIAEYVTPEAYPTMNAGPHTDFLWLDANNRQVSLPASQYIDLALTWINNKLNDKNLFPTSNDVPFPQNFQRDVQRIMVQMFRIFAHMYYHHFDKIIHLSLEAHWNSLFAHFISFSKEFNIMDRKDMYPLLSLIEVFERQDKII; the protein is encoded by the coding sequence atgaaaatattatgcAGAAACTTTGGAAGAAATGGaaagaagaataaaaatCAGACCTCTCCTCTAGCTACTCCATCAGCGCCAATGACAAACTccatatattcaaatacaaaTGCTAGTACCTCTAGACATTCGCTACGTAGGACAAACTCACCATTGAAGAGGTCATCCACGCCGTCATcacagcagcagcagcagcaacaacagcagcagcaacagcagcaaCNGCtacagcaacaacaacaacaacaacaacaacaacaacaacaacaacaacaacaacaacaacaacaacaacaacaacaacaacaacaacaacaacaacaacaacaacaacaacaacaacaacaacaacaacaacaacaacaacaacaacaacagctACTACTAcagcagcaacagcaacagcaacagcaacatcGCCTACAATtacaacagcaacagcaacagcaacagcaacagcaacagcaacatGTACTACCAGAACATTCACAGGGGAGACAGATTCAGCAGCAGCAACATAAATCAGCTGTATCTCAACCTACAATTGATGAACAAGGTAATAAAAAACTCATGTTTTTAAGTGAGCCTTTTGTAAGGACTGCTTTAGTGAAAGGATCGTTCAAGACTATTGTTCAATTGCCAAAATACGTTGATGTAGGTGACTGGGTTGCCTTAAACGTCTTCGAATTTTTTACTAATTTAAACCAATTTTATGGAGTTATTGCGGAATATGTAACTCCAGAAGCTTATCCGACTATGAATGCAGGCCCTCATACCGATTTCCTATGGTTAGATGCAAATAATAGACAAGTTTCCCTACCTGCAAGtcaatatattgatttagCTTTAACTTggattaataataaacttaatgataaaaatcTATTTCCAACAAGTAATGATGTACCATTTCCACAGAATTTCCAAAGAGATGTCCAAAGGATAATGGTTCAGATGTTCAGAATATTTGCACATATgtattatcatcattttgataaaataatacattTATCCTTGGAAGCTCATTGGAACTCTCTGTTTGCTCATTTTATTAGTTTCTCAAAAGAGTTTAATATTATGGATAGAAAAGATATGTATCCacttttatcattaatcGAAGTCTTTGAAAGGCAAGACaaaatcatataa
- the RPL22B gene encoding 60S ribosomal protein eL22 (similar to Saccharomyces cerevisiae RPL22B (YFL034C-A) and RPL22A (YLR061W); ancestral locus Anc_8.31) — protein MAPNTSRKQKITKTFTVDVSSPVENGVFDPAAYAKYLIDHIKVEGAVGNLGNAVTVQENGSVVTVVSTTKFSGKYLKYLTKKYLKKNQLRDWIRFVSTKTNEYKLSFYQVTPEDEEEDEE, from the exons ATGGCTCCAAAT ACTTCCAGAAAGCAAAAGATCACCAAGACCTTCACCGTCGATGTTTCTTCCCCAGTTGAAAACGGTGTCTTTGACCCAGCTGCTTACGCTAAGTACTTAATCGATCACATCAAGGTCGAAGGTGCTGTCGGTAACTTAGGTAACGCTGTCACTGTCCAAGAAAACGGTTCCGTTGTTACTGTTGTTTCTACCACCAAGTTCTCCGGTAAGTACTTAAAATACTTAACCAAGAAGTACTTAAAGAAGAACCAACTAAGAGACTGGATCAGATTCGTTTCTACCAAGACCAACGAATACAAATTATCTTTCTACCAAGTCACTCCAGAAgacgaagaagaagatgaagaataa
- the MIL1 gene encoding Mil1p (similar to Saccharomyces cerevisiae YFL034W; ancestral locus Anc_8.32) has protein sequence MSDSEEDLGITLKGLKIGKKVRNNSTVESGEKLDNPVDNTQSFDDCRYDNDPAFNIGNDHIENELSVGLDSNPFLELFVDTGEVRINDSNDNNENGKIQSELSNVPSRVSVNSDVSVIVSNNALDHDEFGSDENNSDSSDEWQTMPTVASHNIYNNKGELEVKPYKIHSSNSLSQSQQNLSQTQSNDNLNTNESKKGNVFGYTKVGTEDQVQRSYLNNKKTDFLFSHKKLLNSNHSKLSIESPNKVDVHSKFYDEYEYETEELIDVDTNKQLNITKNLLSGNEKIAYAGAINVLTNEMCEELAHLSLCVDIKSHKKLAQRLQYTQKAMAAWKVDVTSRLYKHLEITDVEVKMVEKLSLHGIILEDLVKCLKTTTTIENPFTDDAVISDDDNELEKEGKVTEVDTNDLNSDFKNDDGNKEDVTNDMNDITITESADIKNTSNNSKESINPSPPREIIDAENIKDRELNVDVAWTIICDLFLLQLQNSAYDSRARTLLIKFAKALNITKMEIDEFEKRITDSLDLEQSTEDQVWNEHMHATRRRKKNKKKKLAYVGLAMVGGSLVLGLSGGLLAPVIGAGIAAGLSTMGVTGATGFLTGIGGTATVAVTSTAIGAKIGAQGMSKRMGSVRTFEFRPLHNNRRLNLILSVSGWMIGNVDDVRLPFSTVDPIEGDLYSLYWEPEMLRSVGQTINILASEVFTQTIQQVLGATILTAFMASIQVPMALSKLGYLIDNPWNVSLDRAWAAGLILADTLVARNLGDRPMTLVGFSLGSRVIFSCLVELCKRKAMGIVENVIIFGTPTVKNKEHLVMARSVVSGRFINGYSNIDWVLAYLFRATSGGFRSIMGISKIEGIEGIENFDCSKIVEGHLKYRENIPKLLKALNIPVTSDEFAEIEETMDPEEVSRQRQLMNDVNVAQQKLAADKKNNGWLSGWMKPKKSKWQTMVEQSVEEGRSNTSALASGSTGSKRKDNSLVDHGALMQELANIRSAMNKKNSKDGKPLSEPIDLMELTKPDSQVYRKPPENPNNFSLLSAGRPVLPKDEEMNSNGRNISFSFPDDI, from the coding sequence ATGTCAGATAGTGAAGAAGATTTAGGAATTACTTTAAAAGGTCTAAAGATTGGTAAGAAGGTGCGTAATAACAGTACTGTTGAATCTGGTGAAAAACTTGATAATCCGGTTGATAATACTCAAAGTTTTGATGACTGTCGATATGATAATGATCCAGCGTTTAACATAGGGAATGATCATATCGAAAATGAATTATCCGTAGGGCTTGATTCTAATCCATTTTTAGAGTTGTTTGTTGATACTGGGGAGGTAAGAATTAATGAtagtaatgataataatgagaaTGGGAAGATTCAATCGGAACTTTCAAATGTTCCATCGAGGGTAAGTGTAAACTCGGATGTTTCCGTGATTGTCTCTAATAATGCTTTAGACCATGATGAATTTGGGTCTGACGAAAATAATTCTGATAGTTCCGATGAATGGCAAACAATGCCAACAGTTGCCTcacataatatttataacaaTAAAGGCGAACTAGAAGTTAAACCATACAAGATACATAGTTCCAATTCACTGTCACAGTCACAACAAAATCTATCACAAACTCAGAGTAACGATAATCTAAACACAAATGAAAGCAAGAAAGGAAATGTTTTTGGTTATACGAAAGTTGGTACAGAAGATCAAGTTCAAAGAAGctatttaaacaataaaaaaactgattttttatttagtCATAAAAAACTGCtaaattcaaatcattCCAAATTATCTATTGAGTCACCTAATAAAGTTGATGTTCATTCGAAGTTCTATGATGAGTATGAATATGAGACTgaagaattaattgatgTTGATACTAATAAGCAGCTAAATATTACGAAAAATCTGTTGTCTggtaatgaaaaaattgcaTATGCTGGTGCAATCAACGTTTTGACAAATGAAATGTGTGAGGAACTGGCTCATTTATCTTTATGTGTTGACATAAAATCGCATAAAAAACTTGCACAGAGACTTCAATATACTCAAAAAGCAATGGCTGCGTGGAAAGTTGATGTAACTTCACGTCTTTATAAACATTTAGAAATTACTGATGTTGAAGTAAAAATGGTTGAAAAACTATCATTACATGGTATCATATTGGAAGACTTAGTGAAATGTCTAAAGACAACAACTACGATAGAAAATCCATTCACGGACGATGCCGTGATTTCAGACGATGATAATGAACTAGAAAAAGAAGGTAAAGTTACCGAAGTAGATACTaatgatttaaattcaGATTTTAAGAATGATGATGGCAACAAAGAGGATGTTACTAACGATATGAATGATATCACAATAACAGAATCTGCAGATATAAAGAATACTTCAAATAACTCAAAAGAAAGCATAAATCCATCACCTCCACGCGAAATTATTGATGCTGAAAACATAAAGGACAGAGAGCTTAATGTTGATGTTGCTTGGACTATTATCTGTGATCTTTTCTTGTTACAATTGCAAAATTCAGCTTATGATTCAAGAGCAAGAACGTTATTGATCAAGTTTGCTAAAGCATTgaatattacaaaaatgGAAATTGACGAGTTTGAAAAGCGCATTACAGACTCACTTGATCTAGAACAATCAACTGAAGATCAAGTTTGGAATGAACACATGCATGCTACTCGTAGACGtaagaaaaataagaagaaaaaattggCATATGTGGGGTTAGCGATGGTTGGCGGTTCGCTAGTGTTAGGGTTAAGTGGAGGTTTATTAGCCCCAGTTATCGGTGCTGGTATAGCAGCTGGTCTGTCAACAATGGGTGTTACTGGTGCTACTGGGTTCTTAACTGGTATTGGTGGTACAGCTACTGTAGCTGTAACGAGTACTGCAATTGGTGCCAAGATCGGTGCTCAAGGTATGTCGAAAAGAATGGGCAGTGTCAGGACATTCGAGTTCAGACCCTTACATAATAATCGTAGGTTGAATCTAATTTTAAGTGTAAGTGGTTGGATGATTGGTAATGTAGATGATGTTCGATTACCATTTTCTACTGTCGATCCAATTGAAGGTGATCTATATTCTTTATACTGGGAACCTGAGATGTTAAGATCTGTTGGTCAAACAATCAATATTTTGGCAAGTGAGGTATTTACACAAACTATACAACAAGTTTTAGGTGCGACGATTTTAACTGCATTCATGGCCTCTATCCAAGTCCCTATGGCTCTATCGAAATTAGGTTATCTAATCGATAACCCTTGGAATGTTTCACTGGATAGAGCATGGGCAGCTGGTTTAATTCTAGCAGATACATTAGTTGCTAGAAATTTAGGTGATCGTCCTATGACTTTGGTTGGGTTCTCCTTAGGCTCAAGAGTTATTTTTTCATGTCTAGTCGAATTGTGTAAAAGAAAAGCAATGGGAATCGTTGAGAACGTAATTATATTTGGTACTCCAACAGTTAAAAATAAGGAACATTTAGTCATGGCACGTTCTGTTGTTAGTGGGAGATTTATAAATGGTTACTCAAACATCGATTGGGTTTTAGCTTATCTATTTCGTGCTACTTCTGGTGGATTTAGATCAATTATGGGTATTAGTAAAATTGAAGGAATTGAAGGCAtagaaaattttgattgCTCTAAAATTGTCGAAGGTCATTTGAAATATCGTGAAAATATACCAAAACTGCTGAAAGCCTTAAATATTCCTGTAACAAGTGATGAATTTGCTGAAATCGAAGAAACGATGGATCCAGAAGAGGTGAGCAGACAAAGACAACTAATGAATGATGTCAATGTTGCGCAGCAGAAACTTGCTGCTGATAAGAAAAACAATGGCTGGTTATCAGGCTGGAtgaaaccaaaaaaatcCAAGTGGCAAACAATGGTTGAACAATCAGTCGAAGAAGGAAGGTCTAATACATCAGCTTTGGCTTCTGGAAGTACCGGATCGAAGAGAAAAGATAATTCATTAGTTGATCATGGTGCTTTGATGCAAGAATTGGCTAACATTCGTTCTGcaatgaataaaaaaaatagtaaagACGGCAAACCTTTGAGCGAACCAATTGATTTAATGGAGCTAACTAAACCAGATTCACAAGTTTATAGAAAACCGCCTGAGAATcctaataatttttctttactAAGTGCTGGACGTCCTGTATTGCCTAAAGATGAGGAGATGAATAGTAATGGAAGAaacatttcattttcatttccTGATGATATATAA
- the FRS1 gene encoding phenylalanine--tRNA ligase subunit beta (similar to Saccharomyces cerevisiae FRS1 (YLR060W); ancestral locus Anc_8.33) — MPTVSVLKQQLFDLLGKNYTNEEFDELCFEFGIELDEDTTEEALKNNEEPQLKIEIGANRYDLLCIEGIAQSLNEYLGRAESPKYKLTAPTTKLIVDPTVAQIRPYCASAILRNIKFDAKSYASFIALQDKLHSNLCRNRSLVAMGTHDLDTMQLPVHYRALPPKDIKFVPLNQTKEFNGEELIEFYNQPEQKSNIGRFTHIIEDSPVFPVIMDDNDVVCSLPPLINSEHTKISMDTRNIFIDITATDKTKAEIVVNMLVSMFSRYCDEPFTVEPVTIESDHNGESRVCPDISERVMDVSIKYINSCLGLEQTPEEIAACLKKMSLKAVSSTENKDVMHVSIPITRPDILHRCDIMEDAAVGYGYNNLPKGEKLSNANFISTPLPINKVSDIFRAASAQASWVEVLPLTLCSHDENFKFIRVEDDGTKVVQLANPKTLEYQVVRTTLLPGILKTVKENRKHSLPIKLFETGDVVFKNEQLERKAYNERHWGAIYVGKNSGFEIIQGLLGKIMQTFRTNWLIDYGVSSSGRGYWIEEDKSLTTYFEGRGARIMFRSKEGEQAQQIGHLGVLHPEVMNNFDIPHAASYVEINAEVFL, encoded by the coding sequence ATGCCTACCGTCTCTGTTTTAAAGCAACAATTGTTCGATCTTTTAGGTAAGAACTACACCAATGAAGAATTCGATGAACTATGTTTCGAATTTGGTATCGAATTGGATGAAGACACTACCGAAGAAGCCTTAAAGAATAATGAAGAACCACAATTGAAGATTGAAATTGGTGCGAACCGTTATGATCTATTATGTATTGAAGGTATCGCCCAATCCTTGAATGAATATCTAGGTAGAGCTGAATCTCCAAAATACAAATTGACTGCTCCTACCACTAAGTTGATTGTTGACCCTACCGTTGCCCAAATAAGACCATACTGTGCCTCCGCAATCTTAAggaatattaaatttgatgcAAAGTCATATGCTTCTTTTATTGCTCTGCAAGATAAATTACATTCTAATTTATGTAGAAACAGATCTTTGGTTGCTATGGGTACTCATGATTTGGATACTATGCAATTGCCAGTTCATTACCGCGCTTTGCCACCAAAGGACATCAAGTTTGTTCCATTGAATCAAactaaagaatttaatgGTGAAGAACTTATTGAGTTCTACAACCAACCAGAACAAAAGAGTAACATTGGTCGTTTCACTCACATTATCGAAGATTCTCCTGTGTTCCCAGTTATTATGGATGACAATGATGTTGTTTGTTCTTTACCACCATTGATCAATTCTGAACATACTAAAATCTCTATGGATACACGTAATATCTTCATTGATATTACTGCTACTGATAAGACTAAGGCTGAAATTGTTGTTAATATGTTAGTTTCTATGTTTTCTCGTTATTGTGATGAACCATTCACTGTCGAACCAGTTACGATCGAATCCGATCACAATGGGGAATCTCGTGTATGCCCAGATATCTCCGAGAGAGTCATGGATGTTTCCATTAAATACATTAACTCATGTTTAGGTTTAGAACAAACTCCAGAAGAAATTGCTGCttgtttaaaaaaaatgtctTTAAAGGCTGTCTCCAGCACTGAAAATAAGGATGTTATGCATGTCTCTATCCCAATTACCAGACCAGATATCTTACATCGATGTGATATCATGGAGGATGCAGCTGTTGGTTATGGTTATAATAACTTGCCAAAGggtgaaaaattatcaaatgcTAATTTCATCTCAACTCCATTACCAATTAATAAAGTATCTGATATCTTCAGAGCTGCTTCTGCTCAGGCCTCTTGGGTTGAAGTTTTGCCATTAACTTTATGTTCACACGATGagaatttcaaattcataAGAGTTGAAGATGACGGTACCAAGGTTGTACAGTTAGCTAACCCAAAGACTTTAGAATATCAAGTCGTTAGAACTACTTTATTACCAGGTATTTTAAAGACTGTAAAGGAAAACAGAAAACATTCGCTTCCTATCAAGTTATTCGAAACTGGCGATGTTGTTTTCAAGAACGAACAATTAGAAAGAAAGGCATACAATGAACGTCATTGGGGTGCTATTTATGTTGGTAAGAACTCtggttttgaaattattcaaGGTTTATTAGGTAAAATAATGCAGACATTCAGAACAAATTGGTTAATTGACTATGGCGTTAGTTCTTCTGGTAGAGGTTACTGGATTGAAGAAGACAAAAGTTTAACCACATACTTTGAAGGTAGAGGTGCTAGAATTATGTTCAGAAGCAAAGAAGGTGAACAAGCTCAACAAATCGGTCATTTAGGTGTTTTGCATCCAGAAGTTATGAACAATTTTGATATTCCTCATGCTGCTTCTTACGTTGAGATAAATGCCGAAGtctttttgtaa